One segment of uncultured Tolumonas sp. DNA contains the following:
- the rsmA gene encoding 16S rRNA (adenine(1518)-N(6)/adenine(1519)-N(6))-dimethyltransferase RsmA, producing MINDNVHLGHRARKRFGQNFLHDQYTIDAIVSAIAPRQDDVLVEIGPGLGALTEPVSDQVDKMHVVELDRDLAARLREHPRLKDKLVVHEADAMKFDFDELAQPGRPLRIFGNLPYNISTPLIFHLLEKTQHITDMYFMLQKEVVERLAAGPNSKDYGRLTVMTQYYCQVSPVLEVGPHAFKPAPKVNSAVVRLAPWAKRPYEALDVADLQRVCQEGFGQRRKTIRNSFRSFITAEQLEEINIDPNLRPENLTLAQFVSIANWLTTHR from the coding sequence ATGATTAACGACAATGTTCACCTCGGTCACCGCGCACGTAAACGTTTTGGCCAAAACTTCTTGCATGATCAATACACGATTGATGCGATTGTCTCAGCAATTGCACCACGTCAAGATGACGTTTTAGTTGAGATTGGTCCCGGTCTTGGCGCGTTAACTGAACCTGTTAGTGATCAGGTTGATAAAATGCATGTCGTTGAACTCGACCGTGACCTAGCCGCCCGTTTGCGCGAACACCCACGTCTGAAAGATAAATTAGTCGTGCATGAAGCTGATGCCATGAAGTTTGATTTCGACGAACTGGCACAACCCGGTCGTCCATTGCGTATTTTTGGTAATTTGCCTTACAACATTTCAACACCGCTGATTTTCCATCTGCTGGAAAAAACACAGCACATTACCGACATGTATTTCATGCTGCAAAAAGAGGTAGTGGAGCGTTTGGCCGCGGGTCCGAATAGTAAAGACTATGGTCGTCTGACCGTCATGACCCAATACTACTGCCAGGTGTCACCGGTGTTGGAAGTAGGTCCACACGCATTTAAACCAGCACCGAAAGTCAACTCAGCGGTGGTACGTCTCGCCCCATGGGCAAAACGCCCGTATGAAGCGCTGGATGTTGCTGATCTACAACGCGTATGTCAGGAAGGTTTTGGTCAACGCCGTAAAACCATCCGTAACAGCTTTCGTAGTTTTATCACGGCAGAACAGTTGGAAGAGATCAACATTGATCCAAACCTGCGACCAGAAAACTTGACGTTAGCGCAATTTGTCAGTATTGCTAACTGGCTGACAACTCATCGCTAA
- the apaG gene encoding Co2+/Mg2+ efflux protein ApaG codes for MPGIQITPRPFYLAEQSDPDDALYAFGYEITIHNQSGEDVQLMDRHWLINDANGQQTEVQGQGVVGQQPIIAADQSYTYQSNIQLKTPFGCMRGSYTFQSKNNEQLFEVSIPPFALAIPHLIN; via the coding sequence ATGCCGGGCATACAAATCACTCCGCGTCCCTTTTATCTTGCTGAACAATCAGATCCAGATGATGCGCTGTATGCCTTTGGTTATGAAATTACTATTCATAACCAATCAGGTGAAGATGTGCAGTTGATGGACCGGCACTGGTTGATCAATGATGCCAATGGTCAGCAGACAGAAGTGCAAGGACAAGGCGTCGTCGGGCAACAACCGATCATCGCTGCAGACCAGTCTTATACCTATCAGAGCAACATACAGCTAAAAACGCCTTTTGGCTGTATGCGTGGTAGCTATACCTTTCAAAGCAAAAACAACGAGCAGCTGTTTGAAGTGAGTATTCCGCCTTTTGCACTGGCAATTCCTCATCTCATCAACTGA
- a CDS encoding symmetrical bis(5'-nucleosyl)-tetraphosphatase produces MATYFVGDVQGCYAELQQLLDLAQFNAQQDELWLTGDLVARGPQSLDVLRFVYSLGDRATTVLGNHDLNLLAVAAGHALPKKKDKTENILTAPDRHELIHWLQNRPIMAEHPTLPVMMTHAGLSPQWDLATARHCAREIETLLRSDQGTWLLGHMYGEEPSHWDPRLTGLPRWRYIINSFTRMRFCRNDGSLEFKCKESPADKPAQLAPWFEVRQADADEPHLVFGHWAALMGKCPLPKIKALDTGCVWGNQLTLWRWEDNAMFSLNCPVYSSGE; encoded by the coding sequence ATGGCAACCTATTTTGTTGGCGACGTCCAGGGATGTTACGCTGAATTACAGCAATTGCTGGATCTGGCACAATTTAATGCCCAGCAGGATGAATTGTGGTTGACTGGCGATCTAGTCGCTCGCGGGCCACAATCACTCGACGTATTGCGTTTTGTGTACAGCTTAGGCGATCGTGCCACAACGGTATTAGGCAATCATGATTTGAACTTGCTGGCGGTCGCCGCCGGACATGCGTTACCAAAGAAAAAAGATAAAACGGAAAATATCCTCACGGCACCCGATCGGCATGAATTAATACATTGGCTGCAAAACCGCCCGATCATGGCGGAACACCCGACTTTACCTGTAATGATGACGCACGCTGGCTTATCCCCGCAATGGGATTTAGCAACTGCTCGGCATTGTGCGCGTGAAATTGAAACATTGTTACGCAGCGACCAAGGTACTTGGTTGCTTGGCCATATGTATGGTGAAGAACCGTCGCACTGGGACCCTCGCTTAACTGGTTTGCCTCGCTGGCGTTACATCATCAATAGCTTTACCCGCATGCGCTTTTGTCGCAATGACGGTAGTTTAGAGTTTAAATGCAAAGAATCGCCTGCCGATAAACCCGCCCAGCTGGCACCCTGGTTTGAGGTACGACAAGCTGACGCTGATGAACCACATTTGGTGTTTGGACACTGGGCAGCGTTGATGGGGAAATGCCCATTACCGAAGATCAAAGCGTTGGATACAGGCTGTGTCTGGGGTAACCAATTGACATTATGGCGTTGGGAAGATAATGCCATGTTTAGTCTGAACTGCCCGGTTTACTCCAGCGGTGAATAA
- the folA gene encoding type 3 dihydrofolate reductase codes for MLISLIVAMAENRVIGRGNQMPWHLPADLCHFKSVTLGKPVIMGRKTFESIGRPLPGRRNVVISRNLDWCAEGVESASSLDAALALVQDATEVMIIGGGQLYREALPLAQRLYLTHIELLVPDADTWFPDYSQYQWQLQAEELHEPDEKNPYHYRFETLERCI; via the coding sequence ATGTTGATTTCTTTAATTGTGGCGATGGCAGAAAATCGCGTTATTGGTCGAGGTAATCAGATGCCTTGGCATTTACCGGCTGATTTGTGCCATTTCAAAAGTGTGACTTTGGGTAAACCGGTGATTATGGGACGCAAGACCTTTGAGTCGATTGGGCGACCATTACCGGGGCGCCGCAATGTGGTGATCAGCCGTAATCTTGATTGGTGTGCCGAAGGTGTTGAAAGTGCCTCAAGTCTGGATGCTGCGCTGGCATTGGTGCAGGATGCGACAGAAGTAATGATAATCGGTGGTGGCCAGTTATATCGGGAAGCCTTGCCGTTGGCACAACGCTTATATCTGACGCATATCGAGTTGTTAGTGCCGGATGCTGATACTTGGTTTCCTGATTATTCACAATATCAGTGGCAGCTGCAGGCAGAAGAGTTGCACGAACCTGATGAGAAAAACCCTTATCACTATCGATTTGAAACATTAGAACGCTGTATTTAA
- a CDS encoding threonine/serine exporter family protein — MMELLRAIIFDAFWSAIPAVGFAMIFAVPPRMLKYCAAGGAFAHSLRMLQIHFGIPIEWATFITTTLIGLIFVYVSRRLVAPRPVFTVASIIPMIPGKFAFNTIIAVLSMNSGGVTEKLLQASIENGLKTLFILFALCFGLAVPSLFIYRNRPIV, encoded by the coding sequence ATAATGGAATTGTTACGGGCAATCATATTTGATGCATTTTGGTCCGCGATTCCAGCCGTTGGTTTTGCGATGATTTTTGCAGTTCCCCCTCGGATGCTCAAGTATTGTGCTGCTGGCGGGGCTTTTGCACATAGCTTGCGTATGTTGCAAATTCATTTTGGCATACCAATTGAGTGGGCGACCTTTATTACCACCACACTGATTGGCTTAATTTTTGTGTATGTTTCCCGCCGCTTGGTAGCACCACGCCCTGTTTTTACCGTCGCGAGCATTATTCCTATGATCCCCGGTAAATTTGCATTTAATACCATTATTGCCGTGTTGAGCATGAATAGTGGTGGTGTGACAGAGAAGTTATTACAAGCCAGTATTGAGAATGGTTTGAAAACATTGTTTATCTTGTTTGCCCTTTGTTTTGGGTTGGCAGTACCCTCTTTATTTATTTATCGAAACAGGCCGATTGTATAA
- a CDS encoding threonine/serine exporter family protein — protein sequence MQEQGVLLSREEQTKITRVLVRTAQMLAQCGAESRLIEQTTCRVGAALGVESVEMAISPSAVVLTTLNHGSCITTTRRIHELGINMHVLCAIQRICILCEKRLLTTADDVDKHLTEIKPFRYNRWLVVCMIGLSCGAFSLLFGGDWPVFFTTCVASAVGMFVRQEIAHRHFSPLINFATTAFIATSIASMATVYQWGEQPYLAMAACVLLLVPGFPLVNALFDMVKGYFNMGLARWGTATLLTLSATAGIVLAMKLTGVWGWNP from the coding sequence ATGCAGGAGCAAGGAGTGCTGTTGTCCCGGGAAGAACAAACCAAGATAACCCGGGTTCTGGTGAGAACGGCACAAATGCTGGCGCAATGTGGTGCCGAAAGCCGTTTGATTGAACAAACGACATGCCGTGTTGGTGCTGCATTGGGTGTTGAAAGTGTTGAAATGGCGATTTCCCCTAGTGCTGTTGTTTTAACAACACTAAATCATGGTTCTTGTATTACTACGACACGGCGTATACATGAGTTGGGTATTAACATGCATGTGCTGTGTGCTATCCAGCGGATCTGTATTCTGTGTGAAAAACGTTTGCTGACGACGGCTGATGATGTTGATAAACATTTAACCGAGATTAAACCATTCCGTTATAACCGCTGGTTAGTGGTGTGTATGATTGGTTTGTCATGCGGCGCATTTAGTTTGTTATTTGGTGGCGACTGGCCGGTATTTTTTACCACCTGCGTGGCATCGGCTGTGGGGATGTTCGTCCGTCAGGAAATTGCACATCGTCATTTTAGCCCATTAATTAATTTCGCTACGACGGCATTTATTGCGACTTCAATCGCCAGCATGGCAACCGTGTACCAATGGGGTGAACAACCGTATTTGGCGATGGCGGCCTGCGTATTGTTGCTGGTGCCAGGCTTCCCGTTAGTAAATGCCTTATTTGATATGGTTAAAGGTTATTTTAACATGGGGCTTGCGCGTTGGGGCACCGCTACATTACTGACATTAAGTGCTACTGCTGGAATTGTTCTGGCAATGAAATTAACTGGCGTATGGGGATGGAATCCATAA
- a CDS encoding FUSC family protein has translation MSIFASASPFEIFIYRHIRIIHVIKICLALLIAHLINAAFPVPHFAWTSVTIVIIMLTLPQVGGALEKSIQRIIGTVLGACYAIAILLLTSNTWLIAILTMLGIAATAYRATSKMGYAYLVAGFTLIMVLDGGSQSFEEALWRTGTILLGCVIALLVSLIVLPLRARNEWRWQLAESLKRMGKIWQAHLSPNVVKPLATRAMLKSVERAIQRQKALHKSVVLESKVLRHHSDVLEELVAAQSRCLLLLELLAQTRWESSRSALVIQDLFSLGFAGRELGLDLQALSQFCAGHSDLLPPSRQELLVSYKKEIQATLTEQNSFSLNANGYAWLVYQAGIQMEHINSLIRRITMVTDLEHA, from the coding sequence GTGTCTATATTTGCCAGTGCATCACCCTTTGAGATATTTATTTATCGTCACATTCGTATTATTCATGTCATTAAAATTTGTCTGGCCCTGTTAATTGCCCACCTGATCAATGCAGCTTTTCCCGTGCCTCATTTTGCGTGGACCTCCGTCACCATCGTGATCATTATGCTGACGTTACCTCAGGTCGGAGGGGCGTTAGAGAAATCCATTCAACGTATTATTGGAACCGTTTTAGGTGCTTGTTACGCGATTGCTATTTTGTTGCTGACCAGTAACACGTGGCTGATTGCTATTTTAACCATGTTGGGAATTGCGGCCACCGCGTATCGGGCAACCAGTAAAATGGGCTACGCCTATCTGGTGGCGGGTTTTACCCTGATCATGGTGCTAGATGGCGGTAGCCAATCGTTCGAAGAAGCGTTATGGCGTACAGGCACTATTTTGCTGGGTTGTGTCATTGCCTTGTTAGTGTCATTGATAGTGTTACCGTTACGGGCGAGAAATGAATGGCGTTGGCAGTTAGCTGAATCATTAAAACGGATGGGCAAGATCTGGCAAGCGCACCTTTCGCCCAATGTGGTAAAACCATTAGCTACCCGAGCAATGTTGAAAAGTGTTGAACGAGCCATTCAGCGGCAAAAAGCGTTACATAAATCAGTGGTGCTGGAATCGAAGGTATTACGCCATCACAGTGATGTCTTAGAAGAATTAGTGGCAGCACAAAGCCGTTGTTTATTGCTGCTGGAATTGTTAGCTCAAACTCGCTGGGAAAGTAGCCGTAGTGCATTAGTTATCCAAGATCTGTTTTCGTTGGGTTTTGCCGGGCGCGAATTGGGTTTGGATCTACAGGCGTTATCTCAATTTTGTGCCGGACATAGTGATTTGCTACCGCCGTCACGACAGGAGTTGTTGGTTAGTTATAAAAAAGAAATCCAAGCGACTTTAACTGAACAAAACAGTTTTTCCCTTAATGCGAATGGGTATGCTTGGCTGGTTTATCAGGCGGGCATCCAGATGGAGCATATCAATAGTTTGATCCGGCGCATTACTATGGTGACTGACCTTGAGCATGCGTAA
- the cgtA gene encoding Obg family GTPase CgtA — protein sequence MKFVDEVLVRVEAGDGGNGCVSFRREKYVPNGGPDGGDGGDGGDVYLLADNNLNTLIDYRFERFHMAERGENGRGANCTGARGKDLVLTVPVGTRATDEDTGEVLGDLTKHGDRMLIAKGGFHGLGNTRFKSSVNRAPRQKTMGTKGEQRNLKMELLLLADVGMLGLPNAGKSTFIRAVSAARPKVADYPFTTLVPNLGVVRVGTQRSFVIADIPGLIEGAAEGAGLGIRFLKHLERCRVLLHLVDVCPVDESDPAENAKIIIHELEKYSPKLASKPRWLVFNKMDLMLEEEAEEVIKRVMEALEWEGEVFRISAINKEGTAPICYKVAEYLESIPKEEEQKLAAPEPVEFMWDDYHKKQLAQVVVEENDDFDDDWDEDDDDGVEIIYTRE from the coding sequence ATGAAATTTGTCGATGAAGTCCTGGTCCGGGTTGAAGCCGGTGACGGTGGTAATGGTTGCGTTAGCTTCCGTCGTGAAAAATATGTACCAAATGGTGGTCCGGATGGTGGTGATGGTGGTGATGGCGGTGATGTGTACCTGCTGGCCGACAATAACCTGAACACGCTGATTGACTATCGTTTTGAGCGTTTCCATATGGCGGAACGTGGCGAAAATGGCCGCGGTGCAAACTGTACCGGCGCGCGAGGTAAGGATCTGGTGCTGACGGTACCTGTAGGTACGCGAGCTACCGACGAAGACACTGGTGAAGTACTGGGTGATCTGACGAAACACGGTGATCGTATGTTGATCGCCAAAGGCGGATTCCATGGCTTGGGGAATACTCGCTTTAAAAGCTCAGTAAACCGCGCTCCACGCCAAAAAACGATGGGTACGAAAGGCGAACAGCGTAACCTGAAAATGGAACTGCTGTTGCTGGCCGATGTTGGTATGCTGGGTTTACCGAATGCAGGTAAATCAACCTTCATTCGCGCTGTTTCTGCTGCGCGTCCAAAAGTGGCCGATTATCCGTTTACCACTCTAGTTCCAAACTTAGGTGTGGTACGTGTTGGTACTCAGCGTTCTTTTGTGATCGCTGACATTCCTGGTTTGATTGAAGGGGCAGCAGAAGGCGCTGGTTTAGGTATTCGCTTCCTGAAGCATCTGGAGCGTTGCCGCGTATTGTTGCATCTGGTTGATGTCTGCCCGGTTGATGAGTCTGATCCCGCTGAAAATGCCAAAATCATTATTCATGAGTTGGAAAAATACAGTCCAAAACTGGCATCCAAACCACGCTGGTTAGTATTTAACAAAATGGATCTAATGCTCGAAGAAGAAGCAGAAGAGGTCATTAAGCGTGTAATGGAAGCGCTGGAATGGGAAGGTGAAGTATTCCGTATCTCTGCGATTAACAAAGAAGGCACCGCGCCAATTTGCTATAAAGTTGCAGAATATCTGGAATCAATTCCGAAAGAGGAAGAGCAGAAACTTGCTGCACCAGAGCCCGTTGAGTTTATGTGGGATGATTACCATAAGAAGCAATTGGCACAGGTTGTTGTTGAAGAGAATGATGACTTCGATGACGATTGGGATGAAGACGACGACGATGGCGTTGAAATCATCTATACCCGTGAATAA
- the rpmA gene encoding 50S ribosomal protein L27 codes for MAHKKAGGSSRNGRDSESKRLGVKRFGGESVLAGSIIVRQRGTKFHAGVNVGCGKDHTLFATATGTIKFEIKGPNNRKYVSIVAE; via the coding sequence ATGGCACATAAGAAAGCTGGCGGTTCCTCGCGCAACGGCCGTGACTCTGAAAGCAAACGCCTGGGTGTTAAACGTTTCGGTGGTGAAAGCGTACTGGCAGGTAGCATCATCGTTCGTCAACGTGGCACCAAGTTCCATGCTGGTGTGAACGTAGGTTGTGGTAAAGACCACACTCTGTTCGCAACTGCTACTGGTACTATCAAGTTTGAAATTAAAGGTCCTAACAACCGTAAATATGTCAGCATCGTAGCTGAGTAA
- the rplU gene encoding 50S ribosomal protein L21, which yields MYAVILSGGKQHRVAEGQVLRLEKLEAATGAAVEFDKVLMVTNGDDVKVGAPYVAGGKVVAEVVAHGRGDKVHIVKFRRRKHHRKQAGHRQWFTEVKITAINA from the coding sequence ATGTACGCGGTTATCCTAAGTGGTGGAAAACAGCATCGTGTAGCTGAAGGTCAGGTTTTGCGCCTGGAAAAACTGGAAGCTGCAACTGGTGCGGCCGTTGAATTTGATAAAGTGTTGATGGTTACTAATGGCGACGACGTTAAAGTTGGCGCACCTTATGTAGCTGGCGGCAAAGTTGTTGCTGAAGTTGTTGCGCACGGTCGCGGTGATAAAGTTCACATCGTGAAATTCCGTCGTCGTAAGCATCATCGTAAACAAGCTGGCCATCGTCAGTGGTTCACTGAAGTGAAAATCACTGCTATCAACGCGTAA
- the ispB gene encoding octaprenyl diphosphate synthase: MDQQVIRTLADDDMQAVNQLIYQRLQSDVALVNQLAYYIISGGGKRVRPLLAVLSARAINYQGDAHIRLATIIEFIHTATLLHDDVVDESALRRGRDTANQLFGNAASVLVGDFLHTRAFQMMVELGNMQVMQLLSDATNLIAEGEVMQLMNCNDPSTTEDNYLQVIYCKTAKLFEAATHCAAILANQPQHVELALRDYGKYLGTAFQLIDDVMDYSSSSQTMGKNVGDDLAEGKPTLPLIHAMAQGTPEQSKRIAQAITERDGMEHLDEILDILTQTKALEYTVSRAEEEAQKAINALAVLPDSPYKTALQVLANLAVHREA, encoded by the coding sequence ATGGATCAACAAGTTATCCGCACTCTCGCCGATGACGATATGCAAGCGGTAAATCAACTGATTTATCAACGATTGCAATCGGATGTCGCTTTGGTTAATCAGCTCGCCTATTACATTATCAGTGGTGGCGGTAAACGTGTTCGTCCTTTACTGGCGGTCCTGTCAGCCAGAGCGATTAATTATCAGGGCGATGCACATATCCGTCTGGCGACCATCATCGAATTTATTCATACTGCCACGCTGCTACATGATGATGTCGTCGATGAATCGGCATTACGCCGTGGTCGTGATACTGCCAATCAATTGTTTGGTAATGCCGCCAGTGTACTAGTCGGTGATTTCTTACATACCCGTGCCTTTCAGATGATGGTGGAACTTGGCAATATGCAGGTAATGCAATTGCTCTCGGACGCAACCAACCTGATAGCCGAAGGTGAAGTCATGCAGTTAATGAACTGTAATGACCCTTCTACCACCGAAGATAATTATCTGCAGGTTATTTACTGTAAAACAGCCAAGCTATTTGAAGCTGCGACGCATTGCGCGGCAATACTGGCTAACCAGCCTCAGCATGTAGAGCTGGCTTTGCGTGATTACGGTAAATATCTGGGTACTGCATTTCAGTTAATTGATGATGTGATGGACTACTCTTCCAGCAGCCAGACCATGGGTAAAAATGTAGGTGATGATCTCGCAGAAGGTAAACCAACATTGCCGCTGATCCATGCAATGGCGCAAGGAACACCAGAACAAAGTAAACGTATCGCGCAAGCCATTACAGAACGTGACGGAATGGAACATCTGGATGAAATTCTGGATATTCTGACGCAAACTAAAGCACTCGAATACACCGTCAGCCGCGCGGAAGAAGAAGCACAGAAAGCAATTAATGCGCTGGCTGTTTTACCTGACTCACCTTATAAAACAGCGTTACAAGTGCTAGCTAACTTAGCGGTTCATCGCGAAGCTTAA
- a CDS encoding adenylosuccinate synthase, translating to MGQSVVILGTQWGDEGKGKIVDLLTDKAQFVVRYQGGHNAGHTLVIDGKKTVLHLIPSGILRDNCKCIIGNGVVLAPDALLKEMNELEASGYPVRERLYLSEACPLILPYHVALDKARELARGNKAIGTTGRGIGPAYEDKVARRGLRVGDLFNMDTFAEKLKEVMTYHNFQLTQFYGVEAVSYDDVLAAVKEYASLLISMVVDVTEMLDQARKRGDKIMFEGAQGTLLDIDHGTYPYVTSSNTTAGGVATGSGYGPRFVDYVLGIAKAYTTRVGGGPFPTELFDDVGERLCAKGHEYGATTGRKRRCGWFDAVAMKRAIQVNSISGFCLTKLDVLDGLNEVKICIGYKGADGTVRDVPPMAADDYELVTPVYETMPGWTENTFGAKSIAELPQAAINYIKRIEAITGTPVDIISTGPDRDETMILRHPFAD from the coding sequence ATGGGTCAAAGCGTCGTTATCTTGGGCACCCAATGGGGTGACGAAGGAAAGGGTAAAATTGTCGATCTGTTGACTGACAAAGCCCAATTCGTAGTGCGTTATCAGGGAGGACACAACGCCGGTCATACCCTGGTTATCGATGGTAAAAAAACTGTTCTGCATCTGATTCCGTCTGGTATTTTGCGCGACAACTGCAAATGTATCATCGGTAATGGTGTTGTTCTTGCTCCAGATGCTCTGTTAAAAGAGATGAACGAGCTTGAAGCTAGCGGTTATCCTGTTCGTGAACGCCTTTATTTAAGTGAAGCCTGTCCACTCATCCTGCCTTATCACGTTGCGTTAGACAAAGCGCGTGAACTGGCGCGTGGCAATAAAGCGATTGGTACTACCGGACGTGGTATCGGTCCTGCCTACGAAGATAAAGTGGCCCGCCGTGGTCTGCGTGTTGGCGATCTGTTCAACATGGACACATTTGCTGAAAAACTGAAAGAAGTGATGACTTATCACAACTTCCAGCTGACGCAATTCTATGGTGTTGAAGCAGTATCTTATGATGATGTTCTGGCAGCAGTAAAAGAATATGCATCATTGCTGATCTCCATGGTCGTTGATGTGACTGAAATGCTGGATCAGGCGCGTAAGCGTGGCGACAAGATCATGTTCGAAGGTGCACAAGGCACACTGCTGGACATCGATCATGGTACTTACCCATACGTGACTTCATCCAACACTACCGCAGGTGGTGTTGCAACGGGTTCTGGTTATGGTCCGCGTTTCGTTGATTATGTTCTGGGCATTGCTAAAGCTTACACAACACGTGTTGGCGGTGGTCCATTCCCAACAGAACTATTTGATGATGTCGGTGAGCGCTTGTGTGCTAAAGGTCATGAGTACGGTGCGACTACTGGTCGTAAACGTCGTTGTGGCTGGTTTGATGCTGTTGCGATGAAACGTGCTATTCAGGTCAACTCTATTTCCGGTTTCTGCCTGACAAAACTGGATGTATTGGATGGTTTGAACGAAGTTAAAATTTGCATCGGTTACAAAGGTGCAGATGGTACGGTACGTGATGTTCCACCAATGGCAGCAGATGATTATGAACTGGTAACACCGGTTTATGAAACTATGCCTGGCTGGACCGAAAACACTTTCGGTGCAAAGAGCATTGCAGAATTGCCGCAAGCTGCTATCAACTACATCAAACGCATTGAAGCGATCACTGGTACTCCGGTTGATATTATTTCTACCGGCCCAGATCGTGATGAAACAATGATTTTGCGTCATCCGTTTGCTGATTAA
- the hflC gene encoding protease modulator HflC, with the protein MKNYILIGLAAAGLLISSSIFVIDESQRGIVVQFGKVIREGDNDIPKVYEPGLHWKWPFIDDVRKLDARIQTLDGQADRFVTSEKKDLIIDSYVKWRIEDFAKFYLATGGGSRAQAESLLKRKINNGLRSEIGSRTIKDIVSGERTEVMEDALRQMARSSELGIKVVDVRIKQINLPLEVSNSIYQRMRAERNSVAREHRSQGREKAEMLRANIDRRVTVMIAEAQRKSRQVKGEGDAAAARIYAETYKQNPELFSFLRSLDAYKNSFKSGKDYMVLSTDNEFFKYLKSPQQPATK; encoded by the coding sequence ATGAAAAATTATATTCTAATTGGACTGGCTGCGGCAGGGCTGTTGATTTCATCCTCTATCTTTGTCATTGATGAAAGCCAACGCGGTATTGTTGTTCAATTCGGTAAAGTGATCCGTGAAGGTGACAATGATATTCCCAAGGTTTATGAGCCAGGGCTGCATTGGAAATGGCCATTTATTGATGATGTGCGCAAATTAGATGCCCGCATTCAGACTTTAGATGGTCAGGCTGATCGTTTTGTCACCTCTGAGAAAAAAGACTTAATTATTGATTCTTACGTTAAATGGCGTATTGAGGATTTTGCTAAGTTTTATCTGGCTACCGGTGGTGGTAGCCGTGCTCAGGCTGAGTCGTTGTTGAAACGGAAAATCAATAATGGTCTGCGCTCTGAAATCGGTAGCCGTACCATTAAAGATATCGTTTCCGGTGAACGCACAGAAGTGATGGAAGACGCTTTACGTCAGATGGCGCGCTCTTCTGAGCTGGGTATTAAGGTTGTTGATGTTCGAATAAAACAAATCAATTTACCTCTCGAAGTATCTAACTCGATTTATCAGCGTATGCGTGCAGAACGTAACTCAGTAGCGCGAGAACATCGTTCTCAAGGCCGTGAAAAAGCGGAAATGTTACGGGCAAATATCGATCGTCGTGTTACGGTTATGATTGCGGAAGCTCAGCGTAAATCTCGCCAAGTGAAAGGTGAGGGGGATGCTGCCGCTGCTCGTATTTATGCTGAAACTTATAAGCAAAACCCAGAGCTGTTTTCCTTCTTACGTAGCTTGGATGCGTATAAAAACAGCTTCAAGAGTGGAAAAGATTACATGGTGCTGAGTACAGATAATGAGTTCTTTAAATATCTGAAAAGCCCGCAACAGCCGGCGACAAAATAA